The following are from one region of the Pseudodesulfovibrio piezophilus C1TLV30 genome:
- the der gene encoding ribosome biogenesis GTPase Der produces MLPIVALVGRPNVGKSTLFNRLLRKSRAITHDMPGVTRDRIYGECQMNDVKFDLVDTGGMVLESEATPELSKDFEDEIFEQAREAIEEANAIIFVVDGKEGLTPLDQQAAEYVRRSGKPVMMLVNKVDGSEFSAAMTSDFHIMGLDLLPVSAAHGYNLSEVRKRVRQFVVELNLPEEVDDGIERGLRLTMLGRPNAGKSSIINAIIGQDRLIVSDVAGTTRDSIDVTFEKKNKRYTFVDTAGVRRRANIQDHLEKISVIRALKNSKRSDVTILTIDITLGVGRQDKRLIEFLAKEKTPFIVVVNKADLVPRNETNQALDAFRRELRIIPHVPIVMTSAQKGVGIGKLLPMAEAMRKECEIRIGTGILNRSLQAVLEKQQPPVVKRKRPKFFYVTQADEPIPTFVFFCNDHTLVKSAYARYLENQFRKMLGIKTAPVNVVFRSSHEKKDWEKGRGISALGKRGPGRERIGGAKTRRHETKYKSLKRKRRRETEEKKDK; encoded by the coding sequence ATGCTGCCAATCGTCGCCCTCGTCGGACGCCCCAATGTGGGAAAGTCCACTTTATTCAATCGTTTACTCAGGAAGTCGCGGGCTATTACCCATGACATGCCAGGGGTGACGCGCGACCGTATCTATGGCGAATGCCAAATGAACGATGTCAAGTTCGATCTTGTTGATACAGGAGGAATGGTACTCGAATCCGAAGCGACACCGGAACTCAGCAAGGATTTCGAAGATGAAATTTTTGAACAAGCCCGCGAAGCCATTGAAGAGGCAAACGCCATTATCTTTGTCGTAGATGGGAAAGAGGGGCTGACTCCGCTTGACCAACAAGCTGCCGAGTATGTTCGCAGAAGTGGAAAACCCGTTATGATGTTGGTCAACAAAGTAGACGGGAGCGAATTTTCTGCTGCCATGACTTCGGATTTCCACATCATGGGGTTGGACCTCCTGCCTGTTTCAGCCGCACACGGCTACAATCTGTCCGAAGTCAGAAAGCGAGTTCGTCAGTTTGTCGTTGAACTCAACCTGCCGGAAGAGGTTGATGACGGCATAGAGCGCGGCCTCAGGCTGACTATGTTGGGACGTCCCAATGCTGGAAAGTCTTCAATCATCAATGCCATCATTGGACAGGATCGCCTCATTGTCAGTGATGTTGCCGGGACGACACGTGATTCTATCGATGTTACTTTTGAGAAGAAGAACAAGCGATATACTTTTGTGGACACTGCAGGCGTCCGTAGACGTGCAAATATCCAGGATCATCTTGAAAAGATAAGTGTCATTCGTGCTCTTAAAAATTCCAAGCGTTCGGATGTTACCATACTGACCATTGATATAACACTTGGTGTGGGGCGTCAGGACAAGCGCCTGATCGAATTTCTCGCTAAGGAGAAAACTCCGTTCATTGTTGTGGTGAACAAAGCTGACCTGGTGCCCCGCAATGAGACCAATCAGGCACTTGATGCATTTCGGCGTGAGTTAAGAATTATCCCCCATGTGCCCATCGTCATGACATCAGCACAAAAGGGTGTGGGGATCGGAAAGCTTCTTCCCATGGCAGAAGCCATGCGTAAGGAGTGCGAAATTCGTATCGGTACTGGTATCTTGAATCGTTCGCTCCAAGCTGTTCTGGAAAAGCAACAGCCTCCGGTAGTCAAGCGTAAGCGTCCCAAGTTCTTTTATGTCACGCAAGCGGATGAACCAATTCCAACGTTCGTCTTCTTTTGTAATGATCACACGCTGGTAAAATCTGCCTATGCGCGATATCTTGAGAACCAGTTCCGAAAAATGCTCGGGATAAAGACTGCGCCAGTCAATGTCGTATTCCGCTCCAGTCATGAGAAAAAAGATTGGGAGAAGGGACGTGGTATTTCAGCTCTTGGAAAGCGTGGTCCTGGCCGAGAGCGTATAGGTGGTGCCAAGACGCGGAGGCATGAGACCAAATACAAGAGCCTTAAAAGGAAACGCCGCAGAGAAACCGAAGAGAAAAAGGATAAATAG
- a CDS encoding methyl-accepting chemotaxis protein, whose product MRIKSINTVITVLIATVIIVTVAAGVFWVSGSTHEKLFGEEKVAMDNVVNQTMAALDVYIKHTGDMTRMLASQQNVHDALKGLGTEEADWLFKDLLEYSDDYWAAFVFDKQGQVVAGYNAKGVNLAGADRSSRGYVKAVLSGQSDAYLSNEILISKSGGGIYIFASACVVRDRDGQILGGVGIFPKWEKFTAKFLDPFRVAEHGYGYILDENGRMIAHAVNKDLMLKDLSNMSFVRTALEKKEGSVFYEWEGRLKYMQFKTLEKMGWTIVMSAYEDDMSAAANEQRNTLSVGGLLVAILLTMVVVFFIRRLVTQPVKGLLDYASLIAEGDLHAQLKGKYHFELKVLAQQIEVMVNELKTKLGFSEGVLNGLTLPCSLIGPDHKILWVNQQILDLIERDGNPKDFIGHTAGAFHYDEPDRETLSSKALQQREQLHLEIEYTSFKGHHKNIQVTTTPFYDMDGQMLGALTLWVDVTEIRTQQKLIEKQNERISKAANEAEDISQALSSASEELSTQIDEANRGSETQRSRAAETATAMEEMNVTVLEVAQNASMAAEDADQAKENAQNGERIVSQVIEAVGDVQRQAENLKNSMEDLGEQAAGIGNVLEVITDIADQTNLLALNAAIEAARAGEAGRGFAVVADEVRKLAEKTMSATSEVGNAIVRIQSMTKDNVLATEKAAESVSRSTELANDSGKALHEIVARVENAADQVRAIATAAEEQSATSEEINRATDEINEISMETSNIMREASAAIQEVATMASRLNSVIEEMATK is encoded by the coding sequence ATGCGGATAAAAAGCATCAATACTGTCATTACGGTGTTGATAGCTACAGTTATCATTGTGACTGTTGCAGCCGGAGTTTTTTGGGTCAGTGGAAGCACGCACGAAAAGCTGTTCGGTGAAGAAAAAGTGGCAATGGATAATGTAGTGAATCAGACCATGGCTGCCCTTGATGTGTACATTAAACATACAGGGGACATGACACGGATGTTGGCGTCTCAACAGAACGTGCATGATGCTTTGAAAGGATTGGGCACTGAAGAAGCCGATTGGCTGTTCAAAGATCTGCTTGAATATTCGGATGATTATTGGGCTGCCTTTGTTTTCGATAAGCAAGGTCAGGTCGTCGCTGGATATAACGCCAAAGGAGTCAATCTTGCCGGGGCGGATCGAAGCAGCCGTGGATATGTCAAGGCTGTTTTGAGCGGTCAGTCTGATGCATATCTTTCCAATGAAATCCTCATCTCTAAAAGTGGGGGGGGGATCTATATTTTTGCTTCTGCTTGTGTTGTCCGTGATCGTGATGGGCAGATCCTCGGCGGTGTTGGGATTTTCCCCAAATGGGAAAAATTCACCGCAAAATTTTTGGACCCTTTTCGGGTTGCAGAACACGGCTATGGGTACATTCTTGACGAAAATGGACGGATGATTGCTCATGCAGTGAATAAAGATTTGATGCTCAAGGATTTGAGCAATATGAGCTTTGTAAGAACGGCCCTTGAGAAGAAAGAAGGCAGTGTCTTTTATGAATGGGAAGGCCGTTTGAAATACATGCAATTCAAGACTCTTGAAAAAATGGGCTGGACTATCGTCATGAGCGCATATGAAGACGATATGTCCGCAGCAGCCAATGAACAGCGCAACACTCTTTCCGTCGGTGGCCTGCTGGTTGCCATACTGTTGACGATGGTTGTCGTCTTTTTTATCCGGAGGTTGGTCACACAACCTGTCAAGGGATTACTCGATTATGCAAGCCTTATTGCTGAAGGCGATCTCCATGCGCAATTGAAAGGAAAGTACCATTTTGAGTTAAAGGTTCTTGCCCAGCAAATCGAGGTCATGGTCAATGAACTCAAGACAAAGCTTGGTTTTTCCGAAGGTGTTCTCAATGGGCTGACTCTTCCATGCAGTCTGATTGGACCTGATCATAAGATTCTCTGGGTCAATCAGCAGATTCTCGACCTGATTGAACGTGATGGAAACCCCAAAGACTTTATTGGGCATACGGCAGGGGCATTCCACTATGATGAACCTGATCGTGAAACCTTGTCCAGCAAGGCTCTTCAGCAACGGGAGCAACTCCATCTTGAAATCGAATACACGAGTTTCAAGGGGCATCACAAAAATATCCAAGTCACGACAACGCCTTTTTATGACATGGATGGACAGATGCTCGGAGCATTGACTCTCTGGGTTGATGTCACTGAGATTCGAACTCAGCAGAAGTTGATAGAAAAGCAGAATGAACGGATCTCGAAAGCGGCGAATGAGGCCGAGGATATTTCTCAGGCTTTATCCAGTGCTTCTGAAGAATTGTCCACACAAATCGATGAAGCCAACCGAGGTTCAGAAACGCAGCGGTCTCGTGCTGCTGAAACGGCTACAGCCATGGAAGAGATGAATGTGACCGTTCTTGAGGTTGCGCAAAATGCCAGCATGGCTGCCGAGGATGCGGATCAGGCCAAGGAGAATGCCCAGAATGGTGAAAGGATAGTCAGTCAGGTTATTGAAGCTGTTGGCGACGTTCAACGGCAGGCTGAAAATTTGAAAAATTCCATGGAAGACCTTGGTGAGCAGGCTGCGGGAATTGGAAATGTTCTTGAGGTTATCACGGATATTGCGGATCAGACGAACCTGCTCGCTTTGAATGCTGCTATCGAGGCCGCTCGCGCAGGCGAAGCCGGACGTGGATTTGCCGTTGTTGCTGACGAGGTTCGTAAGCTGGCGGAGAAAACCATGTCCGCGACAAGTGAAGTTGGCAATGCCATTGTCCGTATCCAATCGATGACTAAGGATAATGTACTGGCTACCGAGAAAGCCGCCGAGTCTGTCTCGCGTAGTACTGAACTTGCCAATGACTCTGGAAAGGCGCTTCATGAGATCGTTGCCAGAGTTGAAAATGCGGCGGATCAGGTTCGTGCTATTGCTACGGCCGCCGAAGAACAGTCCGCGACGAGTGAGGAGATCAATAGGGCCACAGATGAAATCAATGAGATTTCCATGGAAACGTCGAACATCATGCGAGAGGCTTCTGCGGCAATTCAGGAAGTTGCGACAATGGCTTCCCGATTGAACTCGGTTATTGAGGAAATGGCGACGAAATAA
- the mtnA gene encoding S-methyl-5-thioribose-1-phosphate isomerase, with protein MTEHIQYSAEKDALILLDQRYLPNREEWFECQTTEDICYALVVMVVRGAPAIGVTAAYGCYLAGREVQGMDGDWKEFLQSKLGQIHDARPTAVNLRWAVREMQRIWNEAGNITLEDLLPLWLERAKEIHIGDIAMCELIGKFGGALMDDGDTIMTHCNAGALATAGYGTALGVVRGAIDQGKKVSVIANETRPFLQGARLTAYELHKDGIPVKVACDNACALLMKRGLVDKVVVGADRITANGDAVNKIGTFGVAILADRFNIPFYVAAPKYTIDIETPTGEDVPIEDRDPMEVTHIGDHRIPPEGVEVYNLAFDPTPNELIAGIITEEGVLYPPYNESIKKLFSAD; from the coding sequence ATGACCGAACACATACAATATTCTGCTGAAAAAGATGCACTAATTCTGCTCGATCAACGCTACCTGCCCAATCGGGAAGAATGGTTCGAGTGTCAGACAACTGAGGATATTTGCTACGCCTTGGTCGTGATGGTGGTCCGTGGAGCACCTGCTATTGGGGTCACAGCTGCGTATGGTTGCTACTTGGCCGGTCGTGAAGTGCAGGGGATGGATGGAGACTGGAAAGAGTTTCTGCAGAGCAAGCTTGGACAGATTCATGATGCGCGCCCCACGGCTGTGAACTTGCGTTGGGCTGTGCGAGAAATGCAGCGTATTTGGAATGAAGCTGGAAATATTACGCTTGAGGATTTATTACCTCTCTGGCTCGAACGCGCCAAAGAGATTCACATTGGCGATATTGCAATGTGTGAGTTGATAGGGAAATTTGGCGGAGCTTTGATGGATGATGGTGACACCATCATGACTCATTGCAATGCAGGAGCACTGGCCACGGCAGGGTATGGAACCGCTCTTGGAGTTGTACGTGGTGCTATTGATCAGGGCAAGAAAGTCTCAGTTATTGCCAACGAAACGCGGCCTTTCCTTCAAGGTGCTAGGTTGACAGCCTATGAACTGCATAAGGATGGTATTCCTGTCAAAGTCGCTTGTGACAATGCTTGTGCCTTGTTGATGAAGCGTGGTCTGGTGGACAAAGTGGTCGTAGGGGCTGATCGAATCACCGCCAATGGCGATGCGGTCAATAAGATTGGGACGTTTGGTGTGGCTATTTTGGCAGACCGATTCAATATCCCATTCTATGTGGCTGCCCCCAAGTATACTATTGATATAGAAACTCCGACTGGTGAGGATGTTCCCATTGAAGACCGCGATCCTATGGAAGTGACTCATATCGGTGATCATCGCATTCCTCCGGAAGGTGTAGAGGTTTACAATCTTGCATTTGATCCGACTCCAAATGAACTGATTGCAGGTATTATTACGGAAGAAGGCGTGTTGTATCCTCCGTATAATGAATCGATCAAAAAACTCTTCTCCGCAGATTAA
- the gatB gene encoding Asp-tRNA(Asn)/Glu-tRNA(Gln) amidotransferase subunit GatB encodes MSRYETVIGLEVHAQLKTQTKIFCSCSTKFGVDPNENVCPVCSGMPGVLPVLNEKVAEFATKMGLATNCEINLKSVFARKNYFYPDLPKGYQISQFELPICEHGHVDIEVDGEKKRIGLTRIHMEEDAGKNIHSAADNASFVDLNRTGVPLIEIVSEPDMRSAEEAVAYLKEIRSVLLYLGICDGNLEEGSFRCDANISIRPYGQEEFGTRAELKNLNSFKHILKAIEYEVERQIDVIEDGDEVVQETRLYNADKGTTHSMRSKEEAHDYRYFPDPDLVPLILESTWVKKWQEELPELPSAKRARFMEEYKIADYDAALLTSELVIAEYYEAASRAYGGEAKKVTNWVVGELLPFCHDTETLACDCMLTPTRLGELLHLVDDGTISVKIGKDIFRDLCESGDSPTEFVKAKGLAQMSDSGELEAMVDQVIADSPKEVEAYKAGKTKLMGFFMGQVMRLSKGQANPGVVTKLFQEKLS; translated from the coding sequence ATGTCTCGCTACGAAACCGTTATTGGACTGGAAGTCCACGCTCAGCTCAAGACGCAGACCAAAATATTCTGTTCCTGTTCCACAAAATTCGGCGTTGATCCGAATGAGAACGTGTGCCCTGTTTGTTCCGGTATGCCCGGTGTTCTGCCTGTGCTTAATGAAAAAGTTGCGGAGTTTGCAACCAAGATGGGACTTGCGACCAATTGTGAGATTAATCTCAAGTCAGTCTTTGCCCGTAAGAATTATTTTTATCCGGATTTACCAAAAGGCTATCAGATATCTCAGTTTGAGCTTCCTATTTGTGAGCATGGACATGTCGATATCGAAGTTGATGGTGAGAAAAAGAGGATTGGGCTGACTCGCATTCATATGGAAGAAGATGCAGGAAAGAATATTCACTCTGCCGCTGACAATGCCAGTTTTGTGGATTTGAATCGTACGGGCGTCCCTTTGATCGAAATTGTATCCGAGCCGGATATGCGCTCGGCAGAAGAAGCAGTAGCGTATCTCAAGGAAATTCGTTCCGTCCTGCTGTATCTTGGCATATGTGATGGGAACCTGGAGGAAGGCAGCTTTCGTTGTGATGCCAATATTTCCATTCGTCCCTATGGGCAGGAAGAGTTTGGAACCCGTGCGGAGTTGAAAAATCTTAACTCGTTTAAACATATTCTGAAAGCCATCGAGTATGAGGTGGAGCGCCAGATAGATGTCATTGAAGATGGCGATGAAGTTGTCCAGGAAACTCGTTTGTATAATGCGGACAAAGGCACTACGCATTCAATGCGGAGCAAAGAGGAAGCCCACGACTATCGATATTTCCCGGACCCGGACCTCGTCCCATTGATTCTTGAAAGTACATGGGTGAAGAAGTGGCAGGAGGAACTTCCTGAGTTACCAAGTGCCAAGCGAGCTCGCTTTATGGAAGAATACAAGATTGCGGACTATGATGCAGCTCTGCTGACGAGTGAGTTGGTCATTGCTGAATATTATGAAGCAGCGTCCAGGGCGTATGGCGGTGAGGCCAAAAAAGTGACGAATTGGGTCGTTGGTGAATTGTTACCTTTTTGCCATGATACAGAGACTTTGGCGTGTGATTGCATGCTCACTCCTACCAGGTTGGGTGAATTGCTTCACTTAGTGGATGATGGAACCATTTCGGTCAAGATCGGTAAGGATATCTTCCGTGATTTATGTGAATCCGGGGATTCTCCTACTGAATTTGTCAAGGCCAAGGGGCTTGCACAGATGTCCGATTCCGGTGAATTGGAAGCCATGGTGGATCAGGTTATCGCTGATAGCCCCAAGGAAGTGGAAGCCTACAAGGCTGGCAAGACGAAGCTCATGGGCTTTTTTATGGGGCAGGTTATGAGGCTTTCCAAGGGACAGGCAAACCCTGGTGTCGTGACTAAATTATTTCAGGAAAAGCTTTCGTAG
- a CDS encoding DUF4254 domain-containing protein: MADMTFETIKESIRDALAHQTRSVTDWHFGEPVYDDEGEPAAHLTGVAGFRELVGRQHWTNFKLWHVEDRARRKDVNAQIIADCKYAIDKLNQKRNDLIERVDECLIGMLNPLLPVEGENRFNTETVGAALDRLSIQALKIYHMKEQCGRKDVDEKHVEQCSVKVMTLQQQHEDLERAVLELIDEYAVGSKKPKVYFQFKMYNDPSLNPELYANQK; encoded by the coding sequence ATGGCTGATATGACATTTGAGACGATTAAGGAAAGCATCCGTGACGCTCTTGCACACCAGACTCGGTCTGTAACGGATTGGCATTTTGGCGAACCTGTATATGACGATGAGGGCGAGCCTGCGGCTCATCTAACCGGAGTAGCCGGTTTTCGAGAGCTCGTCGGCCGTCAGCATTGGACCAATTTCAAGCTCTGGCATGTCGAGGACCGTGCGCGTCGTAAGGACGTCAATGCACAAATAATAGCAGACTGCAAGTATGCCATTGATAAATTGAATCAAAAACGAAATGACCTGATTGAGCGGGTGGACGAATGTTTGATTGGTATGTTGAATCCCCTGTTGCCCGTTGAAGGCGAGAATCGTTTCAATACGGAGACAGTCGGTGCTGCATTGGACCGTTTGTCCATTCAAGCTCTCAAGATATATCATATGAAAGAGCAGTGCGGGCGAAAGGATGTTGACGAAAAGCATGTTGAGCAGTGCAGTGTCAAAGTGATGACTTTGCAACAGCAGCATGAGGACCTCGAACGCGCTGTGCTGGAACTGATTGATGAGTATGCTGTGGGCAGCAAAAAACCCAAGGTCTATTTTCAGTTCAAGATGTACAACGATCCAAGTCTGAACCCAGAACTCTACGCTAACCAAAAATAG
- a CDS encoding MltA domain-containing protein — translation MSPLIHVANGNVIWAGMKADFIKSTPGYLVRGCLLVFILGGMVACIRGKALLEKQEPLPVERPQVSNAPLVEKPSFSVGLCQPGVTKGLTLRTVREPAVLPACDLFFPLNNAEGLENTVKIDLKSQGLDSWMALSSPVQRSLEYALNMPQDKLALERPGMSLTWAQVVRSLEEFIELLPLLDEQPELLANRFVWFGMNKKPLMTGYYTPEIPASLTRRPGYDFPIYGVPGDLRYGKVRGRDRFYRLENGRVRPYYERGDVDIQHVLDGRRLEIAWAKDPIDVFYMQVEGCGRLRLPDGTSRNVLYGAKNGHGFRSLGRILFSKGLLPKGQLSKQYVRQYFAKHPDKMFELMAENRSYVFFRLENSPPEGTIGKPLTPMVSLATDRKLLPLGSLLAFEAEIPHAENGRAVGKRRVAGIGLAQDTGTAIRGSRLDYYIGEGNEVEPVANNIMTEATVYLLISKEALING, via the coding sequence ATGTCGCCATTGATTCATGTGGCTAACGGGAATGTTATTTGGGCTGGAATGAAAGCTGATTTTATCAAGAGTACTCCCGGATACCTGGTACGGGGTTGTCTGCTCGTTTTTATATTGGGTGGGATGGTTGCCTGCATCAGGGGCAAGGCACTTCTGGAAAAACAGGAACCTTTGCCTGTTGAACGTCCCCAAGTCTCCAATGCTCCGTTGGTAGAGAAGCCTTCTTTTTCTGTCGGACTTTGCCAACCGGGGGTGACCAAGGGCTTGACCTTGCGAACTGTCCGGGAGCCAGCGGTACTCCCGGCCTGTGATTTGTTTTTTCCGTTGAATAATGCCGAGGGGCTTGAAAATACGGTTAAGATTGATCTTAAAAGTCAAGGATTGGATTCCTGGATGGCATTGTCCAGCCCGGTGCAGCGCAGCTTGGAGTATGCATTGAACATGCCGCAGGACAAGCTCGCTCTGGAGCGACCGGGCATGTCACTGACATGGGCGCAAGTCGTACGGAGTCTGGAAGAATTCATAGAGTTGCTTCCTCTCCTGGATGAGCAGCCCGAGTTGTTGGCGAATCGTTTCGTATGGTTTGGAATGAATAAGAAGCCCCTGATGACCGGCTATTATACGCCAGAAATTCCGGCAAGCCTGACTCGTCGGCCAGGCTATGATTTTCCCATTTATGGTGTACCTGGTGACCTGCGTTATGGAAAGGTGCGAGGTCGTGATCGATTCTATCGTCTTGAAAATGGTCGGGTTCGACCATATTATGAGCGTGGTGACGTTGATATTCAGCATGTCTTGGATGGGCGAAGGCTTGAAATCGCGTGGGCCAAAGATCCGATAGATGTCTTTTATATGCAGGTGGAAGGGTGCGGACGCCTTCGTTTGCCGGATGGCACGTCCCGTAATGTCTTGTATGGAGCGAAGAACGGCCACGGTTTTCGTAGTTTGGGACGCATACTTTTTTCCAAGGGATTGTTGCCGAAAGGACAACTTTCAAAACAGTATGTTCGGCAATACTTTGCAAAACATCCTGATAAAATGTTTGAGTTGATGGCTGAGAATAGGAGCTATGTTTTTTTCCGACTTGAGAATTCTCCGCCAGAAGGGACAATCGGAAAGCCGTTGACGCCGATGGTCTCACTGGCTACAGACCGAAAACTCCTGCCGCTTGGGAGCCTGCTTGCATTTGAAGCGGAGATTCCCCATGCCGAGAATGGCAGAGCGGTCGGCAAGCGACGAGTGGCGGGCATTGGGCTTGCCCAGGATACGGGAACTGCTATTCGTGGTTCTCGGCTTGACTATTATATAGGCGAAGGGAACGAGGTGGAACCCGTCGCCAATAACATAATGACCGAGGCCACCGTGTACCTCCTCATAAGCAAAGAAGCACTTATCAATGGCTGA
- a CDS encoding ARMT1-like domain-containing protein: MMFKCNFESAKEIQYGKHVSLDALLLHFMTENHLEYTIDPDKNGSMEQLRFIMALEDGEFYAPCSDEMFMMLLEEGLPSPLLDEYLQQWKIFIALTRNFCSERELASRFIQLARHKFRMVLASPIVIPSRLMKRLVTIFMTQSGIDDPYRDIRKALNRRGAKIVDSETFDNMVNGCLDGVEECGRIDDLRHHLDMIEVERLMRISTLSDNWSPESFDEESFRKADIDSEIRHTSRLFAPVASALDNSEGPMRILYLPNRAGGLMFDLQVVKALLRLGHRVIMALKEGFFFEQPTFWDRDHDPILAERFNGAHFVSEDKLSKNQLLEIMSKHPFVVISDGTREKFNPYRCSVSFARAWKECDLIVAKGQSMNKRLINTCHDFTRDIVSFYRNEEGRFILDYRPKADSAHKFSERYIANKAEEIIQQMRQAREQGKTVMFYSGIIGSVPGQTQQAIKVITAYVNHLRNQLDDAFIINPGEHFEEGMDADDLMYMWEKVQRSGFINVWRFQTYFDIEKSFEIMGMKVPPVWTGKDATYSTGCTKEMHIALDVQKAYPELQIISPSPEKFFRRREYGVGKFCDVAIDSCG, encoded by the coding sequence ATGATGTTCAAATGCAATTTCGAGTCGGCCAAAGAGATTCAATATGGCAAACATGTATCCTTGGATGCCTTGCTCCTGCATTTTATGACAGAGAATCATTTGGAATACACTATAGACCCTGACAAAAATGGGTCCATGGAGCAACTGCGATTCATAATGGCTCTGGAGGATGGCGAATTTTATGCGCCATGTTCGGATGAAATGTTTATGATGCTTTTGGAGGAGGGGCTTCCATCCCCGCTTCTTGACGAATACCTACAGCAGTGGAAAATATTTATAGCCCTGACGAGAAATTTTTGTTCGGAGCGAGAGCTGGCCAGTCGTTTTATCCAGTTGGCGCGTCACAAATTCCGCATGGTTCTTGCTTCTCCTATTGTCATTCCGTCTCGGTTGATGAAACGGCTCGTGACCATTTTCATGACCCAGAGCGGAATTGATGACCCTTACAGGGACATCAGGAAAGCGTTGAATCGTCGTGGTGCAAAGATTGTTGACAGCGAGACCTTTGACAACATGGTCAACGGGTGCCTGGACGGTGTGGAGGAATGCGGACGCATAGATGATTTACGGCATCATCTGGATATGATCGAGGTGGAACGGCTCATGCGAATTTCCACCTTGAGCGATAACTGGTCGCCGGAATCCTTTGATGAAGAGTCTTTTCGCAAGGCTGATATTGATAGCGAGATTCGGCATACTTCCAGACTTTTTGCTCCTGTGGCATCTGCGTTGGATAATAGTGAAGGTCCCATGCGGATTCTGTATCTTCCGAATCGCGCTGGTGGATTGATGTTTGATCTTCAGGTGGTCAAGGCGTTGCTGCGTCTTGGACATCGTGTCATTATGGCATTGAAGGAAGGATTTTTCTTTGAGCAGCCGACTTTCTGGGATCGGGACCATGATCCCATTTTGGCTGAACGGTTCAATGGTGCTCATTTTGTGAGTGAGGATAAACTTTCGAAAAATCAGTTGCTTGAAATAATGAGCAAACATCCGTTTGTGGTGATTTCTGATGGAACTCGCGAAAAATTCAACCCGTATCGGTGCTCTGTGAGCTTTGCCAGGGCATGGAAAGAGTGTGACTTGATTGTGGCCAAAGGGCAATCGATGAACAAACGCCTTATAAATACCTGCCATGATTTCACGCGGGATATTGTCAGTTTTTATCGCAACGAAGAAGGGCGCTTTATCCTTGATTACAGGCCGAAAGCTGACTCTGCACACAAGTTTAGCGAACGCTATATCGCGAACAAGGCAGAAGAGATTATTCAGCAGATGCGACAGGCGAGGGAGCAGGGGAAAACGGTCATGTTTTATTCTGGCATCATTGGAAGTGTACCGGGGCAGACACAGCAGGCCATCAAGGTGATCACCGCCTACGTCAACCATTTGCGTAATCAGCTTGATGATGCTTTCATCATTAATCCTGGCGAACATTTTGAAGAAGGGATGGATGCTGATGATCTCATGTATATGTGGGAAAAAGTTCAGAGAAGCGGTTTCATCAACGTCTGGCGTTTTCAGACATATTTCGATATTGAAAAGAGCTTCGAGATAATGGGGATGAAGGTCCCGCCGGTCTGGACAGGGAAGGATGCGACATATTCCACAGGGTGTACCAAGGAAATGCATATCGCTCTCGATGTGCAGAAGGCATATCCGGAACTCCAGATTATCAGTCCCAGCCCGGAAAAATTCTTCCGTCGGCGGGAGTATGGTGTTGGCAAGTTTTGCGATGTCGCCATTGATTCATGTGGCTAA
- a CDS encoding NAD(+)/NADH kinase: protein MTAHLSLSGIEAHCLEHSAETCRDSFQETRQYDLILILGGDGTFIAAARWLLSLGTPFMGVNLGRVGFLTQLHRDHWKAWLSSVIATGLDVAGRMTLEYEILRGDTLVRSGTAINDLVVSRGVLARLVKLGIAYDGVDLSTFRADGVIISTPTGSTAYGVSAGGPLLHADLFAYSVTPICPFLNSFKPLVVPADKECMVMIAEERGEVSLTVDGQTSHSLYFGDRLVIRRCATDLLVVNLGPTAYFEKLKKHGFLTEK, encoded by the coding sequence ATGACAGCTCATCTTTCCTTGTCGGGAATCGAAGCCCATTGCCTTGAGCATTCGGCAGAGACATGTAGGGACAGTTTTCAGGAAACGAGACAGTATGATCTCATTTTGATTCTGGGTGGTGATGGGACATTCATTGCAGCCGCTCGCTGGTTGCTCTCCCTTGGTACGCCTTTTATGGGAGTGAATCTGGGGCGGGTGGGGTTTTTGACCCAGTTGCACCGGGATCACTGGAAAGCGTGGCTTTCAAGTGTCATTGCGACTGGTCTTGATGTCGCAGGTCGAATGACTCTGGAGTACGAGATTTTACGAGGGGACACTCTTGTCAGGAGCGGGACTGCCATAAATGATCTTGTTGTCAGTAGAGGTGTTCTGGCTCGTCTCGTCAAGTTGGGCATAGCTTACGATGGTGTGGATTTATCGACCTTCCGAGCCGATGGGGTTATCATTTCGACTCCCACTGGCTCTACAGCCTATGGAGTTTCAGCTGGCGGTCCACTTCTGCATGCAGACTTGTTCGCCTACAGCGTAACACCCATCTGCCCATTTCTTAATAGTTTCAAGCCGCTGGTTGTCCCTGCGGACAAAGAGTGCATGGTGATGATAGCTGAAGAGCGGGGAGAGGTCAGTCTAACTGTAGACGGACAGACTTCCCATAGCCTGTATTTTGGGGACAGGCTTGTCATCAGGCGGTGCGCGACTGATTTGCTCGTGGTCAATCTCGGACCTACCGCCTATTTTGAGAAGTTGAAGAAGCATGGATTTCTGACGGAGAAGTAA